Proteins encoded by one window of Mercenaria mercenaria strain notata chromosome 4, MADL_Memer_1, whole genome shotgun sequence:
- the LOC123553596 gene encoding uncharacterized protein LOC123553596: MCSKALFVVFIHLLLLFCDVESCCMDPPGDNDCWYEGWLFGPGATFKAPAPHCVECTCTAGIISCNGYGKKAGVANIAGCVLVDDDSTCELQYVDSTDETRPCAP, from the exons ATGTGCAGCAAAGCACTGTTTGTCGTCTTCATTCACCTGTTGCTGTTGTTTTGTGATGTGGAGTCATGCTGTATGGATCCTCCAGGTGACA ATGATTGTTGGTACGAGGGATGGCTATTTGGACCGGGAGCCACGTTTAAAGCTCCAGCTCCACACTGTGTAGAATGTACATGTACGGCTGGTATTATAAGTTGCAACGG ATATGGTAAGAAAGCTGGTGTGGCCAATATAGCCGGATGTGTGCTAGTGGATGATGACAGCACGTGCGAATTGCAATATGTTGACAGCACGGACGAAACTCGACCTTGTGCCCCATGA